A single Microtus ochrogaster isolate Prairie Vole_2 unplaced genomic scaffold, MicOch1.0 UNK6, whole genome shotgun sequence DNA region contains:
- the Nat8l gene encoding N-acetylaspartate synthetase, which produces MHCGPPDMVCETKIVAAEDHEALPGAKKDALLSAAGAMWPPLPAAPGPAVAPPPAPGPQPHGGTGGAGPPEGRGVCIREFRAAEQEAARRIFYDGILERIPNTAFRGLRQHPRTQLLYALLAALCFAVTRSLLLTCLVPAGLLALRYYYSRKVILAYLECALHTDMADIEQYYMKPPGSCFWVAVLDGNVVGIVAARAHQEDNTVELLRMSVDSRFRGKGIAKALGRRVLEFAMLHNYSAVVLGTTAVKVAAHKLYESLGFRHMGATDHYVLPGMTLSLAERLFFQVRYHRYRLQLREE; this is translated from the exons ATGCATTGTGGGCCTCCCGACATGGTCTGCGAGACGAAGATCGTGGCTGCGGAGGACCATGAGGCACTGCCGGGGGCCAAGAAGGACGCGCTGCTCTCCGCCGCCGGAGCCATGTGGCCCCCGCTACCTGCCGCGCCCGGGCCGGCCGTCGCGCCCCCACCCGCGCCAGGTCCCCAGCCCCACGGAGGCACGGGGGGCGCGGGGCCGCCGGAGGGGCGCGGCGTGTGCATTCGCGAGTTCCGCGCAGCCGAACAGGAGGCGGCGCGCCGCATCTTCTACGACGGCATCTTGGAGCGCATCCCCAACACGGCTTTCCGCGGCCTGCGGCAGCACCCGCGCACCCAGCTGCTCTACGCCCTGCTGGCGG CCCTCTGCTTTGCTGTGACCCGCTCACTGCTGCTGACGTGCCTGGTGCCAGCGGGGCTCCTGGCCCTGCGCTACTACTACAGCCGAAAGGTGATTCTGGCCTACCTGGAGTGTGCGCTGCACACGGACATGGCTGACATAGAGCAGTACTACATGAAGCCACCTG GATCCTGTTTCTGGGTGGCCGTGCTGGATGGCAATGTTGTGGGCATCGTGGCCGCTCGGGCCCATCAAGAGGACAATACGGTGGAGCTGCTCCGCATGTCCGTGGACTCACGCTTCCGCGGCAAAGGCATTGCCAAGGCTCTGGGCCGGAGGGTGCTGGAGTTTGCCATGCTGCACAACTACTCTGCAGTGGTACTGGGCACCACAGCCGTTAAGGTGGCCGCCCACAAGCTCTATGAATCACTGGGCTTCAGACACATGGGCGCAACTGATCACTACGTGCTGCCTGGCATGACCCTCTCGCTGGCCGAGCGCCTCTTCTTCCAGGTCCGCTACCACCGCTACCGCCTGCAGCTACGCGAGGAGTGA
- the CUNH4orf48 gene encoding neuropeptide-like protein C4orf48 homolog yields MAPAPRFLLSPPTLLLLLLLLSLALLGARAESAAGSAVPAQSRPCVDCHAFEFMQRALQDLRKTAYSLDARTETLLLQAERRALCACWPAGR; encoded by the exons ATGGCCCCCGCGCCCAGGTTCTTGCTGTCGCCGCCgactttgctgctgctgctgctgctgctgagcctggCACTGCTAGGCGCCCGCGCCGAGTCCGCCGCCGGGAGCGCTGTCCCCGCGCAGA GCCGTCCGTGTGTGGACTGCCACGCGTTTGAATTCATGCAGCGCGCCCTTCAGGACCTACGGAAAACGGCCTACAGCCTGGACGCGCGG ACGGAGACCCTTCTGCTGCAGGCTGAGCGCCGGGCTCTGTGTGCCTGCTGGCCGGCTGGACGCTGA